In Selenomonas dianae, a genomic segment contains:
- a CDS encoding nicotinate-nucleotide--dimethylbenzimidazole phosphoribosyltransferase: MNILERTIAGIEIPAVGISDTVRAAWNAQPHTDFGRLTAALLKYIAITGERHPMPPQTSVVISCADHGVAAESVSAYPPETTLNMMCNYLIARGGAANAAANYAGADLMVADLGVNTNHADIPGLLHHSIAHGTANMTKGPAMTRAQAIQSIETGIAIANDCADRGDRCILPGEMGISNTTSSAAMAATFLGLSPEEVTGRGANISDKRLAHKVEIVRRALAVNCPDPHDGLDVLAKVGGFELGCIAGLILGAAARRMLVILDGANTTSAALVAHALAPNCVHYLLASHASLTEHSHPHALRRLGLLPVLRLDIRLSEAAGSSIVLRMLEQMLKVWEMIDISAAPPLPPHIARSPFPASGEGCYSGTSASPVYGEHGGQREPIEGTPPPPNQSAMDAAQYRLDNLAKPIHSLGYLERIAVQLAGVTHCEHPPLDTRAALLLITEKKELPADLTRILNALTDAHGIPIDMLPIIQCTEKNADTYKTAYDLAHTYPLLILGTYETTENSAAQILSDALRGAAAGGSLILPGDARADNIAHKTEENAPTLAPFILHVLPDMLTLDAHLTAGIAGILGIEIVRAALHVINDMKTFTETGVAVAIDGAGAGRQVRGQTKK; the protein is encoded by the coding sequence ATGAACATCCTCGAACGCACGATTGCAGGCATTGAGATTCCCGCTGTAGGAATTTCGGATACAGTCAGGGCGGCATGGAACGCACAGCCACATACGGACTTCGGTCGACTGACCGCCGCCTTGCTGAAATACATCGCCATCACGGGTGAGCGCCACCCCATGCCGCCACAGACGAGTGTCGTCATCTCCTGCGCCGATCATGGTGTTGCCGCCGAGAGCGTCAGTGCCTACCCGCCCGAAACCACACTGAACATGATGTGCAACTATCTCATCGCACGCGGCGGCGCGGCGAATGCCGCCGCAAATTATGCGGGGGCGGATCTCATGGTTGCCGATCTTGGCGTGAATACGAACCACGCCGATATTCCGGGGCTGCTCCATCACAGCATCGCACACGGAACGGCGAACATGACCAAAGGACCTGCCATGACGCGTGCACAGGCAATCCAGTCCATTGAAACAGGCATTGCCATCGCAAATGACTGTGCCGATCGCGGCGACCGCTGTATCCTGCCCGGCGAGATGGGCATTTCCAACACAACATCGAGTGCAGCGATGGCCGCGACATTCCTTGGCCTCTCCCCCGAGGAAGTCACGGGACGCGGTGCGAATATCTCCGATAAACGGCTCGCGCACAAGGTCGAGATCGTCCGTCGCGCCCTCGCCGTCAATTGCCCCGATCCACATGACGGACTGGATGTCCTCGCAAAGGTCGGCGGTTTTGAGCTTGGCTGCATTGCAGGGCTCATTCTCGGCGCAGCCGCACGGCGGATGCTCGTCATCCTTGATGGGGCAAATACCACATCTGCGGCACTCGTTGCTCACGCCCTTGCACCGAACTGCGTGCATTACCTTCTCGCCTCGCACGCCTCGCTGACGGAGCACTCCCACCCGCACGCACTGCGCCGTCTCGGGCTCCTACCTGTCCTGCGCCTCGACATCCGTCTGAGTGAGGCGGCGGGGTCGTCGATTGTGCTTCGTATGCTCGAACAGATGCTAAAGGTCTGGGAGATGATAGATATTTCTGCCGCTCCTCCCCTTCCACCGCACATAGCGCGATCCCCCTTCCCCGCAAGCGGGGAAGGCTGTTATAGCGGAACATCAGCTTCCCCCGTTTACGGGGAACATGGCGGGCAACGCGAGCCGATAGAGGGAACGCCGCCGCCTCCAAACCAATCCGCCATGGATGCCGCACAGTACCGCCTTGACAACCTTGCCAAGCCCATCCACAGCCTCGGTTATCTCGAACGGATTGCCGTTCAGCTCGCAGGTGTGACGCACTGCGAACATCCCCCATTGGACACACGGGCGGCGCTGCTCCTTATCACAGAGAAAAAAGAGCTGCCCGCCGACCTCACGCGCATCCTCAACGCCCTGACAGATGCGCACGGCATTCCCATTGATATGCTCCCCATCATTCAGTGCACCGAGAAGAACGCAGACACGTACAAAACAGCATATGACCTCGCCCACACCTATCCGCTGCTCATCCTCGGAACATACGAAACCACAGAGAACTCTGCGGCACAGATTCTCTCTGACGCACTGCGCGGCGCGGCAGCGGGCGGCAGTCTCATCCTCCCCGGCGATGCACGGGCGGACAACATCGCACACAAGACAGAAGAAAACGCCCCCACCCTCGCCCCCTTCATCCTCCATGTCCTCCCCGATATGCTCACGCTCGACGCACACTTGACCGCAGGTATCGCGGGAATCCTCGGCATCGAGATCGTACGCGCCGCCCTCCACGTCATAAACGATATGAAAACCTTTACCGAGACCGGCGTCGCCGTCGCCATCGACGGGGCGGGAGCGGGGCGGCAAGTGCGTGGACAGACAAAAAAATAA
- the pheT gene encoding phenylalanine--tRNA ligase subunit beta: protein MQVSIKWLKDYVDMDETAEQIADRLTMAGVPVERIVRADEGLEKVITARIEKITPHPDSDHLLVCQLDIGKEERIQIVTGASNVREGHIVPAAMVGAVLPDGKKISKGKLRGVPSNGMMCSAGELAINTEGLPDEQVHGIYILPEDTPVGIPAAEALGLDDVVLEFELTANRADCFSVIGIAREVAALTGKELRFPSITVEETASESAAELVHIGIEADELCRRFSARVLRNVKIAPSPAWMVEHLHGAGIRAINNVVDVTNFVMLELGQPLHAYDYDAVAGHSLTARRARAGENLHTLDDSSRVAVGDELVIADSEKPAGLAGIMGGLESEITEGTTSVILEAASFHGPTIRRTARRIGLHSESSGRFERGVDETETVRAVTRAAQLLVEMGACTVAKGVVDVYPQHRVPTVLEFSARTVGERIGANIPGDWMASALRSLGFIVEEKGVETYRVAVPSWRGDVTMMEDISEEVARLYGYDNIASRLPMGAVQQGRTSERQDFVDTMRRTLAALGMMEELSFSFTSEKTLDKLGVPADSSLRQAIPIMNPLTDEYPLIRTTLLTSVLENAARNVARKNVDLRLFDIAPVFFPKALPVTELANEKLMVAGLITGRRSPIAWDTDNAQVDFYDMKGILERFLRAIGVQKYTVERGEHFAMHPGKTAFFKKGRDVIATLGEIHPTVAANFGIAQSVYVFEMEVDTLLRYRKKKNAIASLPKYPASTRDLAILVDADLSTAEIERVIAKKGGKFFRGATLFDVYMGKQVGSGKKSMAFHLHFQSDDKTLTDEEVDAAFADILAAAQSQLHAELRA, encoded by the coding sequence ATGCAGGTTTCGATCAAATGGCTGAAAGACTATGTGGATATGGACGAAACGGCGGAGCAAATTGCAGACCGTCTCACAATGGCGGGCGTTCCCGTCGAGCGTATCGTGCGAGCGGATGAGGGGCTTGAGAAGGTCATCACAGCACGCATTGAGAAGATCACGCCGCATCCGGACTCCGATCATCTGCTTGTCTGCCAGCTGGACATTGGAAAAGAAGAGCGGATTCAGATTGTGACGGGTGCCTCCAATGTGCGTGAGGGGCATATTGTTCCTGCCGCTATGGTCGGCGCAGTGCTCCCCGATGGCAAGAAAATCTCAAAGGGCAAGCTGCGCGGCGTTCCGTCGAACGGCATGATGTGCTCGGCGGGGGAGCTTGCGATCAATACCGAGGGGCTGCCCGACGAGCAGGTGCATGGCATCTACATCCTGCCGGAGGATACGCCCGTCGGGATCCCCGCCGCCGAGGCACTGGGGCTGGATGATGTCGTGCTTGAGTTCGAGCTGACGGCAAACCGCGCGGACTGCTTCAGCGTCATCGGCATTGCGCGTGAGGTTGCGGCACTGACGGGCAAGGAACTGCGTTTTCCATCCATCACGGTGGAGGAAACGGCGTCCGAGAGTGCCGCCGAGCTCGTGCACATCGGCATCGAGGCGGATGAACTCTGCCGCCGCTTCTCGGCGCGTGTGCTGCGCAACGTGAAGATTGCGCCGTCGCCCGCATGGATGGTGGAGCATCTGCATGGCGCGGGCATCCGTGCGATCAACAACGTGGTCGATGTGACGAACTTCGTCATGCTCGAACTGGGGCAGCCGCTCCATGCCTATGACTATGACGCTGTCGCAGGACACAGCCTCACGGCACGCCGTGCGCGTGCGGGAGAGAACCTGCACACACTGGACGATTCGAGCCGTGTCGCCGTCGGGGATGAGCTTGTCATTGCCGACAGCGAAAAGCCCGCAGGGCTTGCGGGCATCATGGGCGGGCTTGAGTCCGAGATCACGGAGGGGACGACCTCGGTCATTCTTGAGGCGGCGTCCTTCCACGGGCCGACGATTCGCCGCACGGCGCGCCGCATTGGACTGCACTCCGAGTCCTCGGGCAGGTTTGAGCGCGGTGTCGATGAGACGGAGACCGTGCGTGCAGTGACGCGAGCCGCACAGCTGCTCGTCGAGATGGGCGCGTGCACGGTGGCAAAGGGCGTGGTCGATGTCTACCCACAGCACCGTGTTCCGACCGTGCTTGAGTTCAGCGCACGCACGGTAGGGGAGCGCATCGGCGCGAATATTCCCGGCGACTGGATGGCATCCGCGCTCCGTTCACTCGGTTTCATTGTCGAGGAAAAGGGCGTTGAGACCTATCGCGTCGCCGTCCCTTCGTGGCGCGGTGACGTGACGATGATGGAGGACATCTCCGAGGAGGTCGCACGTCTCTACGGATATGACAACATCGCCTCGCGCCTCCCGATGGGTGCGGTACAGCAGGGCAGGACGAGCGAGCGGCAGGACTTTGTCGATACGATGCGCAGGACGCTTGCCGCGCTCGGCATGATGGAGGAACTTTCCTTCAGTTTTACCAGTGAGAAAACACTGGATAAACTCGGTGTTCCCGCGGACAGCTCGCTTCGTCAGGCAATCCCCATCATGAACCCGCTCACGGACGAGTACCCACTCATTCGTACAACCCTCCTCACGAGCGTGCTTGAAAATGCGGCGCGCAACGTCGCCCGCAAGAACGTCGATCTGCGGCTCTTTGACATCGCGCCCGTATTCTTCCCGAAGGCACTGCCCGTCACGGAGCTTGCAAACGAGAAACTCATGGTCGCGGGGCTGATCACGGGACGGCGGAGCCCGATTGCATGGGACACGGACAACGCACAGGTCGATTTCTACGACATGAAGGGCATCCTTGAGCGATTCCTTAGGGCAATCGGCGTTCAGAAATACACAGTGGAGCGCGGTGAACACTTCGCCATGCACCCCGGCAAGACGGCGTTTTTCAAGAAGGGGCGCGACGTGATTGCCACCCTCGGTGAGATTCATCCGACCGTCGCCGCGAACTTCGGCATCGCGCAGAGCGTCTACGTCTTTGAGATGGAGGTCGACACCCTCCTGCGCTACCGCAAGAAGAAAAATGCGATTGCGTCGCTGCCGAAATATCCCGCATCGACGCGTGATCTTGCGATCCTTGTGGATGCAGACCTCTCCACAGCGGAGATCGAGCGCGTCATTGCCAAGAAGGGCGGCAAGTTCTTCCGTGGTGCGACGCTCTTTGATGTTTACATGGGCAAGCAGGTCGGGAGCGGGAAAAAGAGCATGGCGTTCCATCTGCATTTCCAGTCCGATGACAAGACCCTGACCGACGAGGAAGTGGATGCAGCATTTGCGGACATCCTTGCGGCGGCGCAGAGTCAGCTCCACGCAGAGCTGCGTGCATAA
- the ispD gene encoding 2-C-methyl-D-erythritol 4-phosphate cytidylyltransferase gives MVSVVFPAAGQAHRMHIGLNKVFLTLAGKPMLLRTLLTFSKVSEVGELIVAVGADEVEAVRGLLSRVKGLAPWKVVEGGSERQYSIRNGLAVVSEEADIVLVHDAARPLIRRETIEELIRVVRAEGAAIVAVPEKNTIKIASEDGVVVSTPPRSTLWQVQTPQGFRKEILREANRRADEDGFLGTDDASLVERIGVPVHIVRGEYSNIKVTTPEDMVVAEAILRSDMGAGELMKTAVHEAKRLLGGVVRRRKGEVE, from the coding sequence ATGGTTAGTGTGGTCTTCCCCGCAGCGGGGCAGGCGCATCGGATGCACATCGGGCTGAACAAGGTCTTTTTGACGCTTGCCGGAAAACCGATGCTCCTGCGTACGCTGCTCACGTTTTCCAAGGTGTCCGAAGTCGGCGAGCTGATTGTTGCGGTTGGAGCAGATGAGGTTGAGGCGGTGCGGGGGCTTCTCAGCCGGGTCAAGGGGCTTGCTCCGTGGAAGGTGGTTGAGGGGGGATCGGAGCGTCAGTATTCGATCCGCAACGGACTTGCCGTTGTTTCGGAGGAGGCGGACATTGTTCTCGTGCACGATGCGGCGCGTCCGCTGATTCGCCGTGAGACCATTGAGGAGCTGATCCGCGTGGTACGCGCGGAGGGGGCGGCGATTGTCGCTGTGCCGGAGAAGAATACGATCAAGATCGCTTCGGAGGACGGCGTAGTTGTTTCGACACCGCCGCGCAGTACGCTCTGGCAGGTGCAGACCCCGCAGGGATTCCGCAAGGAGATCCTGCGCGAGGCGAATCGTCGCGCGGATGAGGATGGATTTCTCGGGACGGATGATGCAAGCCTCGTGGAGCGCATCGGCGTTCCCGTACACATCGTGAGGGGAGAGTACAGCAATATCAAGGTGACGACACCCGAGGATATGGTGGTGGCAGAGGCGATTCTGCGCAGTGATATGGGCGCGGGGGAGCTCATGAAAACCGCTGTGCATGAGGCAAAACGTCTCCTCGGCGGGGTTGTGCGGCGACGGAAGGGAGAGGTCGAATGA
- a CDS encoding cell division protein ZapA, which produces MAEEKKQPQRVVVEMFGQTYQLKTDDPERLKRLAAESDRRIKEMSKKVRSFDVQRIAALTVLQMMDEYEQLQRDYDELVQLLEEK; this is translated from the coding sequence ATGGCAGAGGAGAAAAAGCAGCCCCAACGGGTCGTAGTTGAGATGTTTGGGCAGACCTACCAACTCAAAACGGATGACCCCGAACGGCTCAAGCGTCTTGCGGCGGAGAGCGACCGTCGGATCAAGGAGATGTCGAAGAAGGTGCGCAGCTTCGACGTGCAGCGCATCGCCGCACTCACCGTCCTGCAGATGATGGATGAGTATGAGCAGCTGCAGCGGGACTATGACGAGCTCGTGCAGCTGCTTGAGGAGAAATAA
- a CDS encoding PIN/TRAM domain-containing protein produces the protein MLLERVLRFFIVLITAIVGGTLFELMIPTVRSYFTASFWHAEPGVLGLSLAGLVCVLIGACLGGIIGYPLAPFFTGRLKRLSVWVEGQLEKMPTRDVVAGIIGLFIGLIIARLLGDAFSMIPIVGDYIPIVFSIVLGYLGVHIMVRKQEELAAVFDFIPRFLRDMSRMREGRAPLQNAAQPAQPERQYKLLDTSVIIDGRIADICETGFLEGTLLIPVFVLEELQHIADSPDSLKRVRGRRGLDILQKIRKESRMKVEVTEADFEEIAEVDSKLLQLAQEVGGKIITNDFNLNKVAQLRGVSVLNINALSNAVKPVAIPGDLMTVQIVRPGKEHGQGLAYLDDGTMIVVDGGFRCMNEIVSVEVTSALQTAAGRMIFAKLAR, from the coding sequence TTGTTACTCGAACGTGTATTACGGTTTTTCATTGTGCTCATCACGGCGATTGTGGGTGGAACGCTTTTTGAACTCATGATCCCGACGGTACGCAGCTATTTCACGGCATCGTTCTGGCACGCCGAGCCTGGGGTGCTCGGGCTTTCTCTTGCGGGGTTGGTCTGTGTTCTCATTGGTGCGTGTCTCGGCGGCATCATTGGCTATCCGCTCGCGCCGTTTTTCACGGGACGGCTGAAGCGGCTCTCTGTGTGGGTGGAGGGGCAGCTGGAAAAAATGCCGACACGCGATGTGGTTGCAGGGATAATCGGGCTTTTTATCGGACTCATCATTGCACGTCTTCTGGGCGATGCGTTTTCTATGATACCGATTGTCGGCGACTATATTCCCATCGTGTTCAGCATTGTACTCGGCTATCTTGGCGTTCACATCATGGTGCGAAAGCAGGAGGAACTGGCGGCGGTCTTTGACTTTATCCCGCGTTTCCTGCGTGATATGTCACGTATGCGCGAGGGGCGTGCCCCACTGCAGAATGCGGCACAGCCCGCGCAGCCGGAGCGGCAGTACAAGCTGCTCGATACGAGTGTCATCATCGACGGGCGCATCGCGGACATCTGCGAGACGGGATTTCTCGAAGGAACACTCCTCATACCTGTGTTTGTTCTGGAGGAGCTGCAGCACATCGCAGATTCGCCGGATTCACTGAAACGCGTGCGCGGACGCAGAGGGCTTGACATCCTGCAAAAGATCCGCAAGGAGTCTCGTATGAAGGTGGAGGTCACGGAGGCGGACTTTGAGGAGATCGCGGAGGTGGACTCGAAACTTCTGCAGCTCGCGCAGGAGGTCGGCGGCAAGATCATCACGAATGATTTCAACCTGAACAAGGTGGCGCAGTTGCGCGGCGTTTCCGTGCTGAACATCAATGCACTCTCGAATGCAGTGAAGCCCGTCGCGATTCCCGGTGATCTCATGACGGTGCAGATTGTCCGCCCGGGCAAGGAGCATGGGCAAGGGCTTGCCTATCTCGATGACGGGACGATGATTGTCGTGGACGGCGGGTTCCGCTGCATGAACGAGATTGTGTCCGTGGAGGTGACCTCGGCACTGCAGACGGCGGCAGGGCGTATGATCTTTGCAAAGCTGGCACGGTAA
- a CDS encoding nitronate monooxygenase, with amino-acid sequence MANRLKELLGIEAPILQGGMAWISEANLASAVSNAGGAGIISTGGRTTEYTRDEIRRCRTLTDRPFGVNVMLMAPNKDEIVDVICEEKPAFVTLGAGNPVPYFEKLHVAGVKVIPVVPSVKLAKRVEEKGADAIVVEGMEAGGHIGVLSTLPLMEQVIPEVKLPVIMAGGFGDGRGLAAALLMGAAGIQMGTRFLVAEECVVHENMKAKLLAAVDTDTIVTGFTIGGSVRGVKNKFSEEFVALELSGKATKQELLDRATGTNKLAAVDGDVVNGMVQAGETLTLLRAVEPTHVIIGNIMREARETLANAAKIEL; translated from the coding sequence GTGGCAAATCGGCTGAAGGAACTTTTGGGGATCGAAGCCCCCATTTTGCAGGGCGGCATGGCGTGGATCTCGGAGGCAAATCTCGCATCTGCGGTGTCGAATGCGGGCGGTGCGGGCATCATCTCGACGGGAGGGCGTACGACGGAGTACACGCGCGATGAGATTCGCCGCTGCCGTACGCTGACGGATCGCCCGTTTGGCGTTAATGTGATGCTTATGGCACCGAACAAGGATGAGATTGTGGATGTGATCTGTGAGGAAAAGCCGGCATTCGTGACGCTCGGTGCGGGCAATCCCGTGCCGTACTTTGAAAAGCTCCATGTGGCGGGCGTGAAGGTCATCCCCGTTGTGCCGAGTGTCAAGCTCGCCAAACGCGTGGAAGAAAAGGGCGCGGATGCGATTGTCGTGGAGGGCATGGAGGCAGGCGGTCATATCGGTGTGCTTTCGACACTGCCGCTGATGGAGCAGGTGATCCCCGAGGTGAAGCTCCCCGTTATCATGGCGGGCGGTTTCGGCGACGGACGCGGACTTGCGGCAGCGCTGCTCATGGGTGCGGCGGGCATTCAGATGGGGACGCGTTTCCTCGTCGCCGAGGAGTGCGTGGTGCATGAGAATATGAAGGCAAAGCTGCTTGCAGCTGTGGACACGGATACGATTGTGACGGGGTTCACCATCGGCGGCTCGGTGCGCGGTGTCAAAAACAAGTTTTCCGAGGAATTCGTTGCACTCGAACTCTCGGGCAAGGCGACGAAGCAGGAACTGCTCGACCGTGCGACGGGGACGAACAAGCTCGCCGCTGTGGATGGCGATGTGGTGAACGGCATGGTGCAGGCGGGCGAGACACTGACGCTGCTGCGTGCGGTCGAGCCGACGCACGTCATCATCGGGAACATTATGCGCGAGGCGCGAGAGACACTGGCAAATGCTGCCAAGATTGAGCTGTAA
- the ispF gene encoding 2-C-methyl-D-erythritol 2,4-cyclodiphosphate synthase, translated as MTRFGMGYDVHRLVEGRRLILGGVDVPYEKGLLGHSDADVLLHAVSDALLGAAALGDIGTHFPDTDARFKGADSGKILVAVARLVRTEGYAIGNVDATIVAQAPKLLPYIQEMRENIARFLDIPVGDVNVKATTEERLGFTGSGEGMSAYAVAGIERI; from the coding sequence ATGACACGGTTCGGCATGGGCTACGATGTCCACCGTCTGGTGGAGGGGCGCAGGCTCATCCTCGGTGGGGTGGATGTGCCGTATGAGAAGGGGCTGCTCGGTCACTCGGATGCCGATGTGCTGCTCCATGCGGTTTCGGATGCGTTGCTCGGTGCGGCGGCACTCGGGGACATCGGGACGCATTTTCCCGATACGGATGCACGTTTCAAGGGCGCGGACAGCGGCAAGATCCTCGTGGCTGTGGCGCGTCTCGTGCGCACGGAGGGCTATGCGATCGGCAATGTGGATGCGACGATTGTGGCACAGGCGCCGAAGCTGCTCCCATACATCCAAGAGATGCGGGAGAACATCGCCCGATTCCTTGACATCCCTGTGGGGGATGTGAATGTGAAGGCGACGACGGAGGAGCGGCTCGGGTTCACGGGCAGTGGGGAAGGGATGTCTGCCTATGCCGTTGCGGGCATAGAGCGTATATAA
- a CDS encoding ExbD/TolR family protein yields MNFSNHRMKKKPEFMIIPMIDIIFFLLVFFMMNSLQTVAQKALAVQLPQAQSATAPAQLPIIMTVDEEGHITIDNNPVSITESEAIMKRHMAENPNAAVVLQADKRTAHGQVVAVMDMLKGAGVKRLSIAAQQKG; encoded by the coding sequence ATGAATTTTAGCAATCACCGCATGAAGAAAAAGCCGGAGTTTATGATTATTCCGATGATCGACATCATCTTTTTCCTGCTTGTTTTCTTTATGATGAACAGTCTCCAGACGGTCGCGCAGAAGGCGCTCGCCGTTCAGCTCCCGCAGGCGCAGAGCGCGACTGCTCCCGCACAGCTCCCGATCATCATGACGGTCGACGAGGAGGGGCATATCACGATTGACAACAATCCCGTGAGCATCACGGAGTCTGAGGCGATTATGAAACGCCACATGGCGGAGAATCCGAACGCGGCGGTCGTCCTGCAGGCGGACAAGCGTACGGCACACGGTCAGGTGGTCGCGGTGATGGATATGCTCAAAGGAGCGGGGGTAAAACGGCTCTCGATTGCCGCACAGCAGAAGGGATAG
- a CDS encoding MotA/TolQ/ExbB proton channel family protein, whose translation MSGFESAIHLFHSGGFVMYPLLILSLITLAIAVERFYYYRLNRKGSRVFFHGVYHSAVQKDFDTISKLCKEFPSAIARIIESGIENASTETAMKGAFSDRMTMESIGFRRYLDYLSAIVTIAPLLGLLGTVTGMIQTFSVLDAGGGAAAITGGVGEALVATASGLCVAIIAFCVYTYFSHQLDTIVTDTERLCATVITAKKESWDAK comes from the coding sequence ATGTCAGGTTTTGAAAGCGCAATCCACCTTTTTCACAGCGGTGGATTCGTCATGTATCCCCTGCTGATCCTCTCTCTCATCACGCTTGCGATTGCAGTGGAACGGTTCTACTACTACCGTCTCAACCGAAAAGGCTCGCGCGTGTTCTTCCACGGGGTCTATCACTCCGCCGTGCAGAAGGACTTTGACACGATCAGCAAGCTCTGCAAGGAGTTCCCCTCCGCGATTGCCCGCATCATCGAGAGCGGCATCGAAAACGCATCCACGGAAACCGCGATGAAGGGCGCGTTTTCCGACCGTATGACGATGGAATCGATTGGCTTCCGTCGCTATCTCGACTATCTGAGCGCGATTGTCACGATTGCCCCGCTGCTCGGCCTCTTGGGTACGGTCACGGGCATGATCCAGACGTTCAGTGTGCTCGATGCGGGCGGCGGTGCTGCGGCGATTACGGGCGGTGTCGGTGAGGCACTCGTCGCAACGGCATCGGGTCTGTGCGTGGCGATCATTGCGTTCTGTGTCTACACCTATTTCAGCCATCAGCTCGACACGATTGTGACGGATACGGAGCGCCTCTGCGCAACGGTCATCACGGCGAAGAAAGAAAGCTGGGATGCAAAATGA
- a CDS encoding TonB family protein, with protein MEQHLSWSKAYIVSAALHFVIFLLFAVGLAVVVAEKEQQVYEIDLQASDFSQGSGHEGGGSSENLFPEPLKAEEVAKRVETVQQTVPPVTPTETVVPTQDAVTVPQAVSETAAPSSAAAPAAAPSSAVGTGSGEGSGSGTGTGTGSGDGTGDGQGVGSGSGAGQGSGDGNVSGTGSAPFDTNGFWAAVNANKEYPYMAMKRRLEGTTTIVTTISTSGDITSVSVASSSGHGLLDDAAVAAAYAVGSYPNPTGATVSVTTNVSFSIR; from the coding sequence ATGGAGCAACACCTCTCATGGAGTAAGGCCTATATCGTCTCTGCCGCACTGCATTTCGTGATCTTCCTCCTGTTCGCCGTCGGTCTTGCCGTGGTGGTTGCCGAAAAGGAGCAGCAGGTCTATGAGATCGATCTCCAAGCCTCCGATTTCAGCCAGGGCAGCGGACACGAGGGCGGCGGAAGCAGTGAGAATCTCTTCCCCGAACCGCTCAAGGCGGAGGAGGTCGCAAAACGCGTCGAAACGGTTCAGCAGACAGTACCTCCAGTCACACCGACTGAGACAGTCGTGCCGACGCAGGATGCTGTCACCGTACCGCAGGCGGTTTCCGAAACTGCCGCTCCCTCCTCTGCCGCCGCACCTGCCGCAGCACCCTCCTCTGCCGTTGGAACGGGCAGCGGCGAGGGCAGCGGGAGCGGGACGGGTACAGGAACGGGCAGCGGCGACGGTACAGGCGACGGGCAGGGCGTAGGTTCCGGCTCGGGTGCGGGTCAGGGCTCGGGCGACGGCAACGTGTCCGGAACGGGCAGCGCACCGTTTGATACCAACGGTTTCTGGGCGGCGGTCAACGCGAACAAGGAGTACCCCTACATGGCGATGAAGCGCCGCCTTGAGGGTACGACAACGATTGTCACGACGATCAGTACCTCCGGCGATATTACAAGTGTGTCGGTCGCCTCCTCGTCGGGGCACGGGCTGCTTGACGACGCAGCAGTTGCAGCGGCGTATGCCGTCGGCAGCTATCCGAACCCCACGGGCGCGACGGTATCGGTCACAACAAATGTAAGTTTCAGTATTCGATAA